Genomic window (Leptospira kanakyensis):
ATGATTTCAGGAAATTCCAAATTTGACCAATACAATTATAGAAACAACAAGTCTGCTCTCACAGCATCTGAGATACGAGGACTCAATTTATTTAATGGGGAGGTAGCGGAATGTTTCCATTGTCACGGCGGATTTAATTTTACGGATACTTCGTTTCATGGTGGGGCAACGGAAGAATTTTTTTATCATAGCAATGGAATTCACACAGATGCTTATTACGCGGGTCTCCCTAGCAACAAACGAGGGTTATTTGACTTAACAGGTGTCGCATTCGATACAGGGAAATTCAGAGCACCATCTCTACGTAATATTGGGGTCACTTATCCTTATATGCATGATGGCAGTTTTATGTGTGACAATGCGAATAATCCCAACATTACAAGCGGTAAATCAAAAACTGATTGTGCAAGAGATGCTTTAACAAAGGTAGTGGATCATTATCGTAGTGGTGGGCAAAACCATACTGTCAAAGATTCAACTTTAATAAGAGCTTTTACCATTACCAATTCACAAAGAGATGATATGGTGAACTTCCTTTTGGCTCTAACGGATGATGAGTTTTTAACCAATCCCAAGTTTGCGAGTCCCTTTTGATGAAACAATGTAATTATCAGTGGATTTTGTTCTTACTTGCAGCTTTACTTTTCTCTCACTGCACTTTTGGTTCAGTGGGGGACAGTAACAAAGAAAAACAAACAATCCTTCAAAACTTAATCTTTTTTAATAACAACCAAACTGTAGCCGTAGGAACCAATCTTCGCAGTTATGATGACCAAGCGGACGATAACCTAAATCAGTTTAGTTTGACGAGTAATTCCGTAGGTTATAATATCACGATCCAAAGTAGTTCTTATATTAATTGGGAAACTGGTAGTTATCGAATCAACCCACCTAACCAAACCTTGGGTGTGTCTACTTCTAGTTCGGAAAGAATTTCCACAGCTACAGGAAAAACACATACTCCGTATACGGTGCCTTTGGATTTACCAGCGGATGATTTATATGGTAAGACTTATCCTTTTTTATCTGCTTCCACTGTTTCCAATATCACTCAGTACAATAGTACGATGGAAACCGGTGCTAGTTTTCTTTATCCAAACACGAGGATTTCCAGTATGCCACTGGGTGTCGTGGCGGTGGCAAATACAAGTTGGGAAGAAATTTATATCAGGATGGATGTTACTGGGGGAACCACAAAATCAGTAACCATACTACTGCCTCAAGGTTCCAAAACCATCACACCAAAGTGTAAGATTCCCATTAAAAATAGTCGGAGTGGAAATATTGAAATTCTATTTTCATTGTCTGCTTTGTTTCAAGATAGATCTGTTTCTGGAACACCTATTCGATTTTTAGATACCTTGAGTGCTAAAGCGGATCCAGTTGTCATTTCTAAAGTATCAAATGTTGACCTTTATAATATCCTATTGCAAAATCTCCAAGCAGAAGATATTGTTTTTAGTTTTCCTGGTTGTTTCCCTGGAGTGGAACGATGAAACAAAGTTTTTTAGCATTCATTCTATTTTTATTTTTCGTTCATTCAATTCATTCGCATCACACGGGTTCGTCGGATAGTCCGAATGCAACTGCAAGATTTGTGGATCCCTTTACCGGAAAAAGAGAAAAACCAACTAACTATTTGGTAATGACTCAAGATTATTACCAGTCTACTCGTGAGAATAGCCATCTCTTCACAACGACAGCCTTTGCTGAGATGAATTTTTTTGATGGAAGGTTTGCTCTCAATGCTTCTGTTCCTTGGAACTACTACCAACAAAGGGGAAGGGAAGATGCGGCAAGGATTGGAAAAACCTATCTTGGTTTTAAATACCAACCGTTTTTTGATTTGGACAAACCTTACTTTTTTGTGATTGAAGGATCCGTTGGATTCCCTAGTGGACCTGACACAGACCGATTCACTGGTGGAAATTATTATACAGGTTCTGGATTTATCAAACTTGGATACTTGTATGAGAAGTGGTCCTTTGTGACGAAGATCGGAGGATTAAATCCCCTTTCTCGTCCCCAACCAAACAACTTACAAGACAATGATGGGATTCCTTATTATGCTCGTAAACCTTCAGCTTCTCCGCCGGAACCAGAATATGAATTCAAAAAAACTGCTCTCATTTCCGCGTATGTGACGTATTATTTGATGCCGGAGATTTCTCTTTTTACCGGACTCTTGTATCGTAACCCCTATAATGGAGTGGATTATTCCAAAGAGAAAGATAAAGCCAATCCATCCTATTTTACGGAGGCGAGTGCAGGGTTTTCTTGGAATTTTTCTGAAAAATATAATATGAGTATTGCCTATCGATACCCGTTGCAAAGGGATCGTGAGTATCGACTCTATCAATCTGCGTGGACATTTGCCTTCTCTATGGAGTGGGGAAGCGATTGACATTAGATGCCTTTTTTAAAACGTTCTAAGAAACTCTATAAATTTTTAATCGTAAAAGGTAATCTATGAGCAACGTAGAAATCGTACCAGTAGGGGAACTACCTCCTATTGGAGTTGTGCCCAAAAAAATGCACGCGCAGGTCATTCGCCCGGAACGTTACGGCGAACCGAAAACTTCTTTCCAATCAGAAGTCATTGATGTTCCGGAGATCGGTCCGAACGAAGTTCTCGTAGCCACTATGGCTGCTGGAGTAAACTATAACAACGTTTGGGCAGCCCTTGGATATCCCGTTGATGTGATCGCAGCTCGTAACAAAAAAGGTGAACCAGAAAAATTCCACATCGGTGGATCTGACGCTTCAGGCATTGTTTACAAAGTTGGAGCAGAAGTTAAAAATGTGAAAGTGGGTGACGAAGTTGTTGTCCATTGTGCGATGTGGGATCCAAAAGATCCATGGGTTCTTTCTGGAAAAGATCCAATGTATGCACCTTCCCAAATCATTTGGGGATACGAATCCAATTGGGGTTCCTTTGCACAATTTTGCAAAGTACAAGACCATCAGTGTCTTCCTCGACCACAACACCTAACATGGGAAGCATCCGCTGCTTATATGTTAGTTGCTGCTACAGCATACAGAATGTTACACCACTGGAAACCAAACGATGTAAAACCTGGTGATGTTGCTTTGATTTGGGGTGGAGCCGGTGGACTTGGTGCTATGGCTATCCAAATTGTAAAAGCAGCTGGTGGAATTCCAATCGCTGTTGTTTCCTCTGATGACAAAATTGATTTTTGTAAAAACTTAGGTGCTGCTGGTGTGATCAACCGTAACAAGTTTAAACATTGGGGTGGACTCACTTCTGATATCAACAAACCAGAAGCTTTTGTTGAGTGGACCAAACAAGCTCGTGAATTTGGAAAAGCGATTTGGGACATTGCTGGCAAAGGCAAAAATCCTCAAATCGTATTTGAACATCCAGGGGAAACGACACTTCCAACTTCCGTATTTGTTTGTGAAACAGGTGGTATGGTTGTGATTTGTGCGGGAACTACAGGTTTCAATGCAACAGCTGACTTACGTTATCTGTGGATGAGACAAAAACGTCTGCAAGGTTCTCACTTCGCAAACGACGACAACTGTCGTGATCTCAACCAACTCGTGATCGATAAAAAAGTGGATCCAGTTTTGGCAGAAACATATAGTTTCGAACAAACTGGTGAGTGCCACCAATTGATGCGCGAAAACAAACACCCATCAGGAAACATGTCAATCCTCGTTGGTGCAAAAACTACAGGTCTTGGGAAGA
Coding sequences:
- a CDS encoding LIC11086 family outer membrane transporter — its product is MKQSFLAFILFLFFVHSIHSHHTGSSDSPNATARFVDPFTGKREKPTNYLVMTQDYYQSTRENSHLFTTTAFAEMNFFDGRFALNASVPWNYYQQRGREDAARIGKTYLGFKYQPFFDLDKPYFFVIEGSVGFPSGPDTDRFTGGNYYTGSGFIKLGYLYEKWSFVTKIGGLNPLSRPQPNNLQDNDGIPYYARKPSASPPEPEYEFKKTALISAYVTYYLMPEISLFTGLLYRNPYNGVDYSKEKDKANPSYFTEASAGFSWNFSEKYNMSIAYRYPLQRDREYRLYQSAWTFAFSMEWGSD
- the ccrA gene encoding crotonyl-CoA carboxylase/reductase, whose product is MSNVEIVPVGELPPIGVVPKKMHAQVIRPERYGEPKTSFQSEVIDVPEIGPNEVLVATMAAGVNYNNVWAALGYPVDVIAARNKKGEPEKFHIGGSDASGIVYKVGAEVKNVKVGDEVVVHCAMWDPKDPWVLSGKDPMYAPSQIIWGYESNWGSFAQFCKVQDHQCLPRPQHLTWEASAAYMLVAATAYRMLHHWKPNDVKPGDVALIWGGAGGLGAMAIQIVKAAGGIPIAVVSSDDKIDFCKNLGAAGVINRNKFKHWGGLTSDINKPEAFVEWTKQAREFGKAIWDIAGKGKNPQIVFEHPGETTLPTSVFVCETGGMVVICAGTTGFNATADLRYLWMRQKRLQGSHFANDDNCRDLNQLVIDKKVDPVLAETYSFEQTGECHQLMRENKHPSGNMSILVGAKTTGLGKK